The Ziziphus jujuba cultivar Dongzao chromosome 5, ASM3175591v1 genome segment GAGTAATTCAAACTGAATATAGAATCCTCGATATGTGGTCCATGATTCCCAGGTAATGAGGCAAGAGAAATTCTGGAATCGACTCGAAACACAATTGGCCCTGCAACCTACAAACATGAAGGAAGAGTAAGACCGAGAAATTCCATATTGCATTCCATATCAGCAGCATGCAAAAGTTGAAAACTAAAATTTGGTTTGAATGTCTTTCTATTATGCCTCTAGTCACCCATTGTCACGCACGGAAAGACTAATCTTCTAGCCAAGATAAGGAATCTGAATTGCACATCAAGATTGGCTTTAACAGACTATAGCTAACCTATATGTAAATAACTGTAGTCCAATATTTGGTAAGTTTAACCGCTCCCTTAGATGGTTAATCAATGCTGCTACATATGTTTCTTCCTATGTCAGGTATCAACAGCAATAACATTGTTTTTCCAGatacttaaaatttttatagagtGCACGTAGTGATTATATCATTTAAAATCTTTATAGAGTGCACGTAGTGATTATATCATGTGAAAGATCATGTTCATTTTGCTTGTACAAACTGTTTGTtccaaaaaggaaagaaagattaaacATATATAAGATACAAACAGAAATACCTGTTGTTGGAAGATCAGATTAAGCCTGGGGGAAGACATTGGATCTTCTGCACTATTAACCGAGGACCTTCTGATACCATTTATTAACCTTTTAGCAAAAGCTGAAGCCGAACAAATGTCAAGGCGAGCATCTACTCTGGTAAGATCACCATAGAGTTCTTTAAATTTCCCATGCTGGAAAGTGTAGCATACTGAGCCAAACAAATCAGCACCGAACGGGCTTCTCTTCTTAGGAGCAATGTTAGAAGAATCAAACCACATTGTGCAGTTTCCACCTAACATGTAATTTCAACGATGGATAAGAATCAATGAAAACTGAAGAATATCATACTACCAGTAAGCATCTTACATAGAAAGATTActtggaaaaagaaataatgaaagaGTAATCTTTCCAAATGTTACATTTTTTTCAGTATACTCAATTAGTTCTTATTACCATTCATATCAAACataaatcttatttttgttatattatggCATTAGCAAGCTTGGCCTCGTTCAGATGCCATTCCTTAACGGGCTCTCCTGTCCATGGCTAACCGGCCCCTATTACGTTATTAACATAATTGGTATACGCATgacaatataataaacaaataaagatgaGAATAATAGCGAATGATCTACACTCTTCTTCTTTGATCTTATTCTATTTAATACCCCCAGCCAGAGGTAAGGGCCCTACCATCATATGATCTACATGTGCATATGCCACAATATTGAACTTgttataagaagaaaaaaatcttttgaaaattttaaacacGTCCTTAAATGTAATATGCCAAACTACTTCAAACAAGAATGctaatatttatcatatacaGTAGTGCGGCCCACTTTTATATGATGAAACAAGTAAAGAGCAACTGTGCAAGGTAGTAACATTACCAATAATTCCTGATATTGCGGAATGAGGTTCCCCTAGACATACATCATACGGAGGCCACCAAAAGATACCCTGATTGGTCTTCTCATACATATCCTGCTGTCTCTGCTTCTGCCTCCAAAAGTCCCTGCTCTTCTCATAAGAAAAGGCAGCCTTTGCACCGAATCCGGGCATGAGAGCAGCAGGTGCATCAGCATTTGTGCTATCAAGAGCCTGAGGATGGCCACTATTTCTATGCATACCCAAGCGGTATCTGAATCCAGATTCAGAAACAAGGGACAAGAGATCTAAGGAAATTGATTCTGGCACATTCCAATATTGTCCTTTATGGTCAATGAACAACTGGGGCCATGCAGCCTCCAGTATGACATCATGATTAGGGAACTGCAAACATGTTGGAGGTAAGAGACATAGATCAGTTTCTcattcatcaaaattcaaacAGCCACAAAAACAAACATGCTAAGATTCTATAAACTTTGTAAAAGAACAATATGTAGTCATTAGTCAATGTGAATATCTAAACGGAAAAATCAGATatgcagaagaagaaaacaagttgagatgcTTGAAGAGATTTTTTATAGAATGTGAAGCAtgtattgtatttaaattttttcaaatatgagAATATTAAGGAAAAGATATGCAAGATCATTCATCCACTGAAAATTCCttctaaaagaaaaggaaatcacTGGATGATGAGCTCAAGGTCTATCCAAGTGTTAAATATCTCTCGTAGATATATCTTGGGTTAGGGAAATGACCCTTTAATTCACCTAACAAACCCATTtcaactaagaaaaaaaaagcttttaattGACACTGCAGAGGAATACGATAGTGTTGGTCGAACACAAAGTTCAAATGTACAGCCAACACAACAGCCAAGCAACAACCTAACCACCTAGCaactacataaaataaaatttgaaagtatCACTttcaacattattttttatagctTTCTATAACTACTCATAAATATTGAATACAAGCGCTTGCCTTATGAAAGAGCATCATCTTGTGGCGTCTCTCTTCCTCGCCATGCCCTTCTGTGCTCAACTTAATGGATGATGAAGGAGTCAGAGAAAACTGTGTGCACAATCCAAGTGAATAAATAGACTTATCCAAGAAATGCTTTGCGACATCATTGAATGTAGGAAACTCTGAGTCATCATTAGAAAGAAATTCAGCTTTAATATTAGAAATCAGTTTCTTTGGCCGGATCTGTCCAATCACTCCAAGCCACCTATACACACAGAAATCAAATAGTAAACCACTTAGAAGTTCAGAGAGTTGAAAAATTTGTAACATTCAAATTCTAGATTTGTAAATCATAATGCATCCCTTGTTCTTAGGATAGATGCTTGAGGAATGAGGATGTTTGTTATAAGAAATTCCTATCATATCTTGATGACTAATTCTAGATCACTAAGATAAGAGCAGAGAACATATCAACCTGAAAAGGTTGAAAGAATAAATTATCTTAGACATCTTCAAATTGCAGGAACAAAAGAAGCACCAATCCAGTCAAATACAATTCGAATAATGGAAAAAAGAGGACCAACAGAATGAATACCCCAGATACCAGAGAGAGGAAATAAATATAGAATGATTTAGATTAGTTACTCATTAGTAAGATAAAGATGCATGTAGTTTCAGTGTTACAAGAAACAAGCTTGAGGTAACGAAGTTGTatgatggggaaaaaaaaaaaaaaaaatcaaaattatttcaAGTTCAGGATCAAGAAACAGGATTATGAAAGAGATTAATGTTAACAACACACTTAATTCTCAAAATCCATATCTTCTATGGGACTAgcaggaaaggaaaaaaaaaaaaaaaaaaaggaaagaaaacgaAATTACTTCAACTTCAGGATCAAGAAACAGGATTATGAAAGAGAGTAATGTTAACAACACTCTTAATTCTTAAAATCCATATCTGCTAGCATAAAATAAACTGATTAAATTACATAACTACAGACTATTTCTcagtaaaacaaaaatcaactatCCTATTAATCTTTGGTTGCCGGGAGTATAGAAGAGAAACATTCTGTCTTGTCCTTCCAATGCTCATTTACATAATTTACTCCATCAATTCAAATGATTTAGAAAAAACTCATTAGTAAGATAAAGATAGTTAAGGTAACAAAATTGTATAATGGGACTCGcaggaaaaagcaaaaaaatttaaaaaaaaaaattcgaaatAACTTGAAGTTCAGGAAGAAAAAATAGGATTACGAAAGAGAGTAAAGATACCAACACaacaaaattcttaaaattgatATCCTCTatcatcaattttaaaattgatatcttctaaaattgaaattacatAAACACAcactattttctcaataaatcaGAAATCGAAAATcctattaatttttggttgccGGAAGTATAGAAGAGAAAATGTCTGTCTTGTCCTTCCAATGCTCATTTTCACAATTCAATtccatcacacacacacacacacacatacttCCCAACATACCTTTgctttttccaaataaaacacTTTCCACCCACATTTTTCCCGGCAACCAAACAGACTAACAAAGAAAACCCATTAAAGAGATGAACTAGTTTTACCACTTAGAAATGGCTGGTCTGAGGAAGAGGGACTGAAGAGAGAAAGAACCCAAATCCTTGCGAGCAGTGGGAGAAAAAGAAGGGATAATTCCGAGAGGAAACCCATTTCTCAGTAGCGAGAGCTGCTGAATCCTAAGAGCCTTACTGGCTCGAGCACCATCCATAGGCAATGGCTCGCCAGGCACGGCCTTTGCCGTCCCTTCAAGGAGTCGAGGAGAAGCCACTTCCAAATCCCAGAACGCCGAATCCATTGCCGTCCTGAGATTCGCCATTTCTTTCTGGGTCACTCTCAGAAAGAGGGAGACAGAGCTTTTGTTCGTTGTTTCCTTTATCTTTcttgaaatttgaaagaaatggaAAGAggggcttttctttttttttttttccttgaggtGGCTTTTGTTTTTAGCTTTGGGTTTTTCGTGGGTTTTTGGGCTTTAATCAGGGGGCTTTCAATTCAAATTCTGCTTTTGCCAAATGTGTTCTCATTAATTTttagaacaaaataataaaatctttttttttttttttccttttttctctctttctcatgAACAATTTCATTGCTAAATTCCCTCAAAagtattaagaaataaatactaTTTTTCATTTGATATTAGAGATATCAAGAATCATGTAAAAGTTGCTCctactttaaatatttatagttgtttttttttttttttgttttagtttatactctttttaatattagttcaAACGTTAATATATTGCCTTCtgttctcaaaaaaaaaaaaaaaaaaaaagcaataaacaaggaatgaaataaatattttgcctttaaaaaaaaatcaatgaatgAAGTAAatgttttgaaataattaattatttctaaaaACAAGTAAAACTTTTAAGCTAAAAAACAATCATCTTTTTGTAGGAACGGACTAGAAATTCTAATGTTTTTGTTGCTAAGTGAAGCTATATATTTCTTTACCATTTTAGTAAATTAGTTTATCATACAccatttgcaagtttaaatTTTTGCAAGTTATCATTATAAATCTTTAAGCTTTTGCTCCTTTCATCGAAAGCTTTAGAaccaagaaaattaatttaagctctttccatttctttttttttttctttttttttttttccatatacaaatttaggaaacctttctttatttcttcaaGGGAAATGATTATCTTCAACCctatctttcttttattttacttgCTCTTTATTTATTGCGTGTATGTTTGGTATTGTATGGtgcatatacataataaatgattttattctttctttagaCAATAATCATAATTCAAACCAAAGCATCCTTTATCTCTTCTGCTATtttcagaaaacaaaaaaaattgaaataaaataaaattcccattCCCAccaattatataagttaatcCTTCCATGAAGAACCAAAGTgatacaaaaacaaacaaaccaaaTATCCctacaaacaagaaaaaatgaagaacaaaccatcctttctcttcttcttcctcttcttcttctcctattTCCATGCAATTTCCTCCACCAATCTAATCCACCAAACCTGCAAAAGATGCTCAAAAACTGATCCAAACCTAAGCTACAACTTCTGCGTAGCGTCCCTCCAATCCTCCCCAGAAAGCCGCGGCGCTTCAAATCTTCGCCAACTGGGTTCAATCTCAATCAAGCTCATCAAACGCAACGTCACCGGCACGAGGCACTTCATCAAGGAGCTCCTCATCATCAAAAACAAGACGCTCACACCGTATCAAAAAGCTTGCTTGAAGGACTGCATGGAACTTTACAGCGACGCCGTTTCAACC includes the following:
- the LOC107403848 gene encoding protein TRIGALACTOSYLDIACYLGLYCEROL 4, chloroplastic, translating into MANLRTAMDSAFWDLEVASPRLLEGTAKAVPGEPLPMDGARASKALRIQQLSLLRNGFPLGIIPSFSPTARKDLGSFSLQSLFLRPAISKWWLGVIGQIRPKKLISNIKAEFLSNDDSEFPTFNDVAKHFLDKSIYSLGLCTQFSLTPSSSIKLSTEGHGEEERRHKMMLFHKFPNHDVILEAAWPQLFIDHKGQYWNVPESISLDLLSLVSESGFRYRLGMHRNSGHPQALDSTNADAPAALMPGFGAKAAFSYEKSRDFWRQKQRQQDMYEKTNQGIFWWPPYDVCLGEPHSAISGIIGGNCTMWFDSSNIAPKKRSPFGADLFGSVCYTFQHGKFKELYGDLTRVDARLDICSASAFAKRLINGIRRSSVNSAEDPMSSPRLNLIFQQQVAGPIVFRVDSRISLASLPGNHGPHIEDSIFSLNYSLRLLKSGKVVAWYSPKRKEGMIELRLFEF
- the LOC107403854 gene encoding putative invertase inhibitor, which encodes MKNKPSFLFFFLFFFSYFHAISSTNLIHQTCKRCSKTDPNLSYNFCVASLQSSPESRGASNLRQLGSISIKLIKRNVTGTRHFIKELLIIKNKTLTPYQKACLKDCMELYSDAVSTIEETMEAYKSKHYADANVELSSVVDAATSCEDGFGERKDVVSPLTKRNKDVFQLSAISLSIINMLINSFELIN